The region AATGCAAAATCGTTGCTCATGATGCTCGGGTATCCTGATTTCTGCTGCAAAACCTCTCCGATTTCAGACGGGTTGCCTTGATGCCTGGCCTACCACCTGCGGGAGAATTCACATTGTCTTAAGTCAATAACAATGCGAATTTTATGCCAGAGTCCCTCAGCGATTGATAGTGATTAAATTTCAAAGCTGCATGAGCCAATTTCATGAGCGGGCTCACACTCTGGATCAGGGCCGTCAGAAGGGGGGATTGATGCGGAAAAGCGAGCGGTGACGGTGGAATAGGTCAGCGACGGAAGCGAAGTGAGAGTGACGCTACGCGAGCGCGATGCGGAAGAATTTACTCAATGAGAAATAAAAAATCCACGCCAGGCGTGGATTTTTTTGCGGTGCTTAATCCATCGGGATTAAATCATCGACGTGAAGATTAGACGTTGAACAGGAAGTTCATCACGTCGCCATCTTTCACGATGTACTCTTTACCTTCTGAGCGCATCTTGCCGGCTTCTTTCGCGCCTTGCTCACCTTTGTAGGTAACAAAGTCGTCAAACGCGATGGTCTGCGCACGGATAAAGCCTTTCTCGAAGTCGGTGTGAATTTTACCGGCAGCCTGCGGCGCGGTGGCACCCACTGGGATGGTCCATGCGCGCACTTCTTTCACGCCAGCGGTGAAGTAAGTTTGCAGGTTGAGCAGGGCATAACCTGCACGGATCACGCGGTTCAGCCCCGGTTCTTCCAGACCCAACTCCGCCATGAACTCGTCACGCTCTTCGTCATCCAGCTCAGCAATGTCGGATTCAACGGCTGCGCACACTGGCACCACCACTGAACCTTCGGCTTCCGCAATCGCACGCACCTGATCGAGGTAAGGGTTATTTTCAAAACCGTCTTCGTTAACGTTGGCGATATACATGGTTGGCTTCAGGGTCAGGAAGCTCAGGTAGCGGATGGCCGCTTTCTCGTCTGCATCCAGTTTCAGCGCGCGCAACATGCCAGCTTCGGACAGGTGCGGCAGGCACTTCTCTAATGCAGCCAGTTCAGCTTTAGCATCTTTGTCGCCGCCTTTGGCTTTCTTCTGGCAACGCTGAATGGCACGTTCACAGGTATCCAGATCGGACAGCGCCAGTTCGGTGTTGATGACGTCAATATCTTCCGCCGGGTTCACTTTGCCGGAAACGTGAATAATATTGTCGTTCTCGAAGCAACGCACCACGTGGCCGATAGCTTCGGTTTCACGGATGTTGGTCAGGAACTGGTTACCCAGACCTTCACCTTTGGATGCGCCTTTCACCAGACCGGCGATATCGACGAATTCCATGGTGGTCGGCACAACACGCTGCGGCTTAACGATTTCGCTCAGCTGATCGAGGCGCAGATCGGGCATTGGCACCACACCGGTGTTAGGCTCGATGGTGCAGAACGGAAAGTTGGCTGCTTCGATACCCGCTTTGGTCAGCGCGTTGAACAGGGTGGATTTACCGACGTTCGGCAGGCCCACAATACCGCATTTAAATCCCATGGTCTGATTACCTTTCTCACTGAGTGTGCGGCACTGGCTGGCAGCGCCGACAGATTCAAAAAATTTCGCGCATTATACACAGAATTGCCTTCTGCGGCGCGGGAATTGGCCTTAGCCAGCCTTGAACGCATGCAGGCGGTTCATCGCCTTGATTTTGTCTTCTTTCAGCCACAACTCAGTACAGCGCACCGCTTCATCCACGGCATCATCAATCAGCTTTTGCTCACTGGCTGGGGGTTTACCCAGTACGAAGCCGGTGACTTTATTGCGATCGCCGGGATGGCCAATGCCAACCCGCAGGCGATGGAAATTGTTGTTATTGCCCAGTTTACTGATGATGTCTTTCAGACCGTTGTGTCCGCCGTGACCACCGCCCTGTTTAAATTTCGCGATGCCCGGAGGCAGATCCAGTTCATCGTGTGCCACTAAAATCTCTTCCGGTGCGATGCGATAAAACGTCGCCATCGCGCCCACCGCTTTGCCGCTGAGGTTCATAAAGGTAGTGGGCACCAACAGGCGCACATCTTCACCCGCCAGTGACAGGCGCGCGGTATAGCCGAAAAATTTTGGCTCTTCTTTTAACGACTGATTATGTCTTTCGGCCAGCAAATCCACATACCAGGCACCCGCGTTATGACGCGTTGCGGCGTATTCAGCGCCGGGATTGGCCAGCCCCACAATCAGTTTAATGCTGCTCACGATGTTTATCCTGTCTTGCTGCGGAAAGGGCGATAGTTTACTGCCTGCAAGCGGCGATGACAAAGGGTGCTGAGTACAGATGATACCTCTGAGTGACTTATCAATTTCTATCGAAATCAAGCCTCTGGCCGTAAAGAAATGTCAGAGATTGTGAAGGATGTGTGATCCTGTCCGCAACTTAACCTGCGGTCATTGCCTAAACTTATGACAAGTTAACCATACGTGCTGTTTTGCTTTTTCATAAGGATGGGGGTGAATCATGAAACGTCAACAATGCCGCTATGTAGGTAATGGACTGATGTGTTTAGGTTTACTGACGATGGTGTTAGGCGTCGGCTATTCCATTATTAATCAGCTACCTGCGTTAAACCTGCCGCAATTCCTTGCCCATGGTGCCATGTTCAGTATCTTTGTCGGGGCACTGCTGTGGCTGGTCGGCGCGCGTGTCAGTGGACGTGAGCGTGTTGAAGACCGCTACTTCTGGTTGCGCCACTACGGTGACAAACGCTGCCGCCGCGATCACTCCTCACATTAAGAGAGAGCCGCTTCCTGCATAGGCTGTAACTGCACGAAATAACGCTCGACGCGGTTACGGCCACTGGCTTTTGCACGATACAACGCTTCATCTGCCAGCCCGAGTAAAATCGGGAAGGTGTGATCGCGATGATAAGCGGTGGCATAGCCAATACTCACCGTGTAGCAAACATCGTTAGGCTGTGAGAGCTGCGTGGCCAGTCGGATTCGCTCACACACTCGTTCCGCATCCTCGCTATTGCCCGGCAGAATCGCCGCAAACTCTTCGCCGCCCAAACGAGCAAAATGCCCCCCGGCGGGCAACAACGCTTGTACCACATGACAAAAATCAATTAATACACGATCACCTTGCAGATGGCCGTAACGATCGTTGATGCCTTTGAAATGGTCGAGATCAAACAGCACAGCGGTGTAAACCAGCGGTTGCGGACTTCGCGTGTTACGCACCACTAATCTGTCGGCTTGCTCAAACAGAGCGCGGCGATTCCAGACGCTGGTCAGGGGATCATGAAGCGAAGCTCGCTTGTGAGCTATCTGCGTGCGTTCGTTGACCATCGCCAGAATGGTAAAAGTCAGGCCAATCACAAATAGAATGGACTCAAGAATCACATAAACCGAAAAACTGGAGCCTGCTATTGCGCCGTGCACCGGTGTGGCGATGGCGTCATCAAGGAAGATACGCGCCACGTGAAACAACAGATGGATCCATAGCAACATCTGCGCGGGCCAAAAAGTCACTTGCAGGGCATCGCGTGATTGCCATAACAACCTTATCAGTGCGCCGGTGTAAATGATGCACAGCAGGCACAGCACTAAAACGCGTTTAGGCTGACTGGCATAAAACTGTGGGAAAGTGCAAAGAATGGCCCATAACAGTGCGCCCGCTAACCAGCTGAAGCCTAAGGGTTTATTGCAGAAAGCACGAAAAGCATTGAGCAGATTGCCGTAGGCCAGCAGCATCACCACGTTGCCAACAGCAATGGGGAGAAAAACAAAGCCAGCACTGCGCAGACTGCTGAGGAAGACCGCCATCAAGGTTAACGTGAGCGCCAGCGTGGTGAACCCCAGCACGCGATCGTACTGTGCACCTACCCAGGCGAACACCAAAATAATGCTCAAAAACCCCAGCACATAGAGCTCGCAAACAAACAGCGTGTAGATGTCGAGAGTCATAGTGGTCGGAGTTCTCAAAAAAAAGTGTGGAGAAAAATACCACTAATCAATGGCCCGCTAAAGCGAAGCATCGCATGTCGTTTGAAAAGAGTGTAAGGCAGGGAGAATAGCGAGTTTTAACGAAATTTATCGCGAAAATATCTGCGCTGAAAGCGGCTTAATCGGTAAATGAAGCGGATTATCAGAAATAAAAACCGGGCGCGAGGCCCGGTTTCATGCAATGTATTAATGTTCGAACATTGCGGAGATGGACTCTTCGTTACTGATACGGCGAATCGCTTCGGCCAGCATGCCAGAGAGCGTTAAGGTACGCACGATTGGCAACGCTTTCATCTCGTCTGACAGTGGAATGGTATCGCACACGATAACCTGATCGATCACTGACTTACGCAGGTTTTCCACCGCGTTGCCAGAGAAGATGGGGTGAGTCGCATAAGCGAAGACACGTTTCGCACCGCGCTCTTTCAACGCTTCAGCTGCTTTGCACAGCGTACCGCCGGTGTCGATCATATCGTCGACCAGTACACAGTCACGACCCGCCACGTCACCGATGATGTGCATCACCTGAGAAACGTTCGCACGCGGGCGACGTTTATCGATGATAGCCATGTCAGTGTCATTGAGCAGTTTAGCAATAGCACGCGCACGCACGACGCCGCCGATGTCCGGAGAAACCACAATCGGGTTTTCCAGGCCAATCTGCAGCATATCTTCCAGCAGGATTGGGCTACCGAACACGTTATCAACCGGGACATCGAAGAAGCCCTGAATCTGTTCGGCGTGCAGATCAACCGTCAGAACACGGTCAACACCTACGCTGGAGAGGAAATCGGCGACCACTTTGGCGGTGATAGGCACACGAGCAGAACGCACGCGGCGGTCCTGACGGGCATAACCAAAGTAAGGGATAACAGCAGTAATACGACCAGCAGAAGCCCGACGCAACGCGTCGACCATCACAACCAGCTCCATCAGATTATCATTGGTGGGGGCACAGGTGGACTGGATGATGAAAATATCACCACCGCGTACATTTTCGTTGATCTGTACACTTACTTCACCATCACTGAAACGGCCGACAGCGGCGTCTCCGAGGCTAGTGTAAAGGCGGTTGGCAATACGTTGTGCTAGTTCCGGGGTGGCGTTACCAGCAAATAGCTTCATATCAGGCACGAGAAGAACCTCAGGCTTGGCGTCCAGAGAATGAACGTTTCAAAAGTAACCGGCGAATACTTTTGAAGTCGTTCATACGGGTGTGTTAATGCGTCACGTGCAGTGCCTGGAACAGGGTGGCACTGTCACGCAAACGCTTAGAGCCCGGAAAGGGTACGTTGCAACGGCGAGTGATTAAGCCCGCGAGCCACAAATCCGTTAATCCATTTCGGGGCAAGCTCCAGCACCTGACGAGCAGCGGACTCGGTGTTAAATTCAGCAAACACACAAGCTCCCGTCCCGGTCAGGCGCGACGGCGCGTATTCTAGCAGCCAGGAAAGCAGCGCATCAACCTCGCGAAAACGTTTTCTTGCCACAGCTTCACAATCATTGTGAAAAGGACGCTGTAACAGTTCATCTAATGTGCGTATCGGTGAATTGCGCGTCAAGTCAGGATCGCGAAAGATATCCGGCGTGCCGATGCTTATGCCAGGATGCGCCACCAGATACCATTTTTCTTCCGGTTCAGCAGGCTGAATCTCTTCGCCAACCCCTTCGGCAAAGGCGGCATGACCGCGCACGAACACCGGAACATCGGCACCGAGCTTGACGCCAAGCGTGGCTAACTCATCCACGCTAAGCTCGGTTTGCCACAAATGGTTGAGCGCCACCAGCACGGTCGCGGCATCAGAAGAACCTCCACCGAGACCGCCACCCATCGGCAGGCGTTTCTCAAGCGCAATTTGCGCACCCGCGTTTTCGGGCAGCGTACCGCGAACGGCCGCTGCCTGTTTTAACATCCGCGCCGCCCGCACGATCAGGTTCTCGTCGTCGGCAACGCCCGCCAGAGGCGTCAACAGCGTAATGTTCCCGCTGCTATCAGGCGTGATTTCCAGCGTGTCGCCGTGATCAAGAAACTGAAACAGCGTTTGCAGATTGTGGTAGCCGTCAGCACGACGGCCGGTAATGTAGAGAAACAGGTTCAGTTTTGCCGGAGCAGGCCAGGTGGTGATCATTGCGTGGTCCAGCTATCCATACGCAGTTTGATACGCTGACCACCTTCGGTCAGTTCCAGGTTGGCCGGCAGCGGTGGATTGACCTTGCTGTCGTAATCAGAGATGTTCACTTTCCACTGCTGGCCATTACGACTGTAATTCACACTCTGCAACTGATAGCTGCTGTTGAGCTGATAATCCGTGGCATCACCCGGCAGACCCATCATCCACTGACGCAGATTCGCGAGTGGGATATCCATGCCGGTCAACTGTGAAATCATCTTCTCAGCGTCATTGCTCACATAGCGCTTGCCTTTGTTATCGACGATTTGCACCACCGAACCCTGCGCATCAAGTTGCAACTCGGTGCTGCCAAGCGGATTGGTTAACAACAGACGATAGCGATCGGCGGCAGTTTGCTGCCAGTTAAAGCGCGCATAGACTTTTTGCTTGTCAGAGAGATAAGCAAAGGCGCCACGCGTTTGATATTGGGTGATTTTCTCAACGGCTTGTTGATGCTGCTGCCATTGCGGTGAGGTGGTGCTGGGGCCAGGACCTTGTGGTTTGTTGATGCTACAAGCAGCCAGCAATACGCTGGCAAGGGGCAAAAGGCGCAACAGCTTGCGCGGGGGCAAATGCATCACGTGGTCGTCTCCTCAGACACGTTTTTACTTCGTAACCGATAACGCTAACCATCCAATACTATGCCGTCAATGCCGATGTAAGGATAATTGCGCACGATCAGTTTAATCTTATTACAGTCATAGCCTTTGTATGGCTTTTCTTGATCTGTGGCATCTTGTAGAATGCGCTTCACAAAGCCCTGACAAATATTGGGACATCCCAACCCGAATCACCATGACGCTGCTTGCTCTCGGAATCAACCACAAAACCGCACCTGTTGCGCTGCGCGAACGCGTTGCGTTTCTGCCAGACACGCTGGATCAGGCTCTGAACAGCCTGCTATCTCAGCCGATGGTTCAGAGTGGTGTGGTGCTCTCAACCTGTAATCGTACTGAACTCTATCTCAGCGTAGAGCAGCAGACAGATTTGCAGGAGAGGCTGGTGCGCTGGTTGTGCGAGTATCACGATCTGCGTGAAGAGGATGTCCGCGCCAGCCTTTACTGGCATCAGGACAACGCCGCCGTCAGCCATCTGATGCGCGTGGCCAGCGGTCTGGATTCGCTGGTATTGGGCGAACCGCAAATTCTCGGCCAGGTGAAAAAGGCCCATGCTGATTCTTCGCGTGACCATGCGCTAAGCAGCGAGCTGGAACGCATGTTCCAGAAAACCTTCTCCGTCGCCAAACGTGTTCGCACCGAAACTGAAATCGGTGCCAGCGCGGTCTCTGTCGCCTTCGCCGCCTGTTCTCTGGCGCGTCAAATCTTCGAATCACTCAGCACGGTAAATGTGTTGCTGGTGGGCGCCGGGGAAACCATCGAGTTAGTGGCGCGTCATCTGCGTGAACATAAAGTGCAGAAGTTGATGATCGCCAACCGCACGCGCGAGCGTGCACAGTTGCTGGCCGATGAAGTGGGCGCCGAAGTGATTGGGTTGGGCGATATTGAAACGCGCCTCGCCGATGCGGATATCATTATTTCTTCTACCGCCAGCCCGCTGCCGATTATTGGCAAAGGCATGGTGGAGCGCGCGTTGAAAGCACGTCGCAACCAGCCGATGTTGCTGGTGGATATCGCCGTACCACGTGATGTCGAACCTGAAGTGGGCAAGCTGGCGAACGCCTATTTGTATAGCGTCGATGATCTGCAAGCGATCATCGAGCAGAATATGGCACAACGCAAAGCCGCTGCCGTCCAGGCCGAAAGCATTGTTGTACAGGA is a window of Pantoea rwandensis DNA encoding:
- the ychF gene encoding redox-regulated ATPase YchF, encoding MGFKCGIVGLPNVGKSTLFNALTKAGIEAANFPFCTIEPNTGVVPMPDLRLDQLSEIVKPQRVVPTTMEFVDIAGLVKGASKGEGLGNQFLTNIRETEAIGHVVRCFENDNIIHVSGKVNPAEDIDVINTELALSDLDTCERAIQRCQKKAKGGDKDAKAELAALEKCLPHLSEAGMLRALKLDADEKAAIRYLSFLTLKPTMYIANVNEDGFENNPYLDQVRAIAEAEGSVVVPVCAAVESDIAELDDEERDEFMAELGLEEPGLNRVIRAGYALLNLQTYFTAGVKEVRAWTIPVGATAPQAAGKIHTDFEKGFIRAQTIAFDDFVTYKGEQGAKEAGKMRSEGKEYIVKDGDVMNFLFNV
- the pth gene encoding aminoacyl-tRNA hydrolase — translated: MSSIKLIVGLANPGAEYAATRHNAGAWYVDLLAERHNQSLKEEPKFFGYTARLSLAGEDVRLLVPTTFMNLSGKAVGAMATFYRIAPEEILVAHDELDLPPGIAKFKQGGGHGGHNGLKDIISKLGNNNNFHRLRVGIGHPGDRNKVTGFVLGKPPASEQKLIDDAVDEAVRCTELWLKEDKIKAMNRLHAFKAG
- the ychH gene encoding stress-induced protein YchH, whose protein sequence is MKRQQCRYVGNGLMCLGLLTMVLGVGYSIINQLPALNLPQFLAHGAMFSIFVGALLWLVGARVSGRERVEDRYFWLRHYGDKRCRRDHSSH
- a CDS encoding GGDEF domain-containing protein, producing the protein MTLDIYTLFVCELYVLGFLSIILVFAWVGAQYDRVLGFTTLALTLTLMAVFLSSLRSAGFVFLPIAVGNVVMLLAYGNLLNAFRAFCNKPLGFSWLAGALLWAILCTFPQFYASQPKRVLVLCLLCIIYTGALIRLLWQSRDALQVTFWPAQMLLWIHLLFHVARIFLDDAIATPVHGAIAGSSFSVYVILESILFVIGLTFTILAMVNERTQIAHKRASLHDPLTSVWNRRALFEQADRLVVRNTRSPQPLVYTAVLFDLDHFKGINDRYGHLQGDRVLIDFCHVVQALLPAGGHFARLGGEEFAAILPGNSEDAERVCERIRLATQLSQPNDVCYTVSIGYATAYHRDHTFPILLGLADEALYRAKASGRNRVERYFVQLQPMQEAALS
- the prs gene encoding ribose-phosphate diphosphokinase, translating into MPDMKLFAGNATPELAQRIANRLYTSLGDAAVGRFSDGEVSVQINENVRGGDIFIIQSTCAPTNDNLMELVVMVDALRRASAGRITAVIPYFGYARQDRRVRSARVPITAKVVADFLSSVGVDRVLTVDLHAEQIQGFFDVPVDNVFGSPILLEDMLQIGLENPIVVSPDIGGVVRARAIAKLLNDTDMAIIDKRRPRANVSQVMHIIGDVAGRDCVLVDDMIDTGGTLCKAAEALKERGAKRVFAYATHPIFSGNAVENLRKSVIDQVIVCDTIPLSDEMKALPIVRTLTLSGMLAEAIRRISNEESISAMFEH
- the ispE gene encoding 4-(cytidine 5'-diphospho)-2-C-methyl-D-erythritol kinase translates to MTTWPAPAKLNLFLYITGRRADGYHNLQTLFQFLDHGDTLEITPDSSGNITLLTPLAGVADDENLIVRAARMLKQAAAVRGTLPENAGAQIALEKRLPMGGGLGGGSSDAATVLVALNHLWQTELSVDELATLGVKLGADVPVFVRGHAAFAEGVGEEIQPAEPEEKWYLVAHPGISIGTPDIFRDPDLTRNSPIRTLDELLQRPFHNDCEAVARKRFREVDALLSWLLEYAPSRLTGTGACVFAEFNTESAARQVLELAPKWINGFVARGLNHSPLQRTLSGL
- the lolB gene encoding lipoprotein insertase outer membrane protein LolB; the protein is MHLPPRKLLRLLPLASVLLAACSINKPQGPGPSTTSPQWQQHQQAVEKITQYQTRGAFAYLSDKQKVYARFNWQQTAADRYRLLLTNPLGSTELQLDAQGSVVQIVDNKGKRYVSNDAEKMISQLTGMDIPLANLRQWMMGLPGDATDYQLNSSYQLQSVNYSRNGQQWKVNISDYDSKVNPPLPANLELTEGGQRIKLRMDSWTTQ
- the hemA gene encoding glutamyl-tRNA reductase, encoding MTLLALGINHKTAPVALRERVAFLPDTLDQALNSLLSQPMVQSGVVLSTCNRTELYLSVEQQTDLQERLVRWLCEYHDLREEDVRASLYWHQDNAAVSHLMRVASGLDSLVLGEPQILGQVKKAHADSSRDHALSSELERMFQKTFSVAKRVRTETEIGASAVSVAFAACSLARQIFESLSTVNVLLVGAGETIELVARHLREHKVQKLMIANRTRERAQLLADEVGAEVIGLGDIETRLADADIIISSTASPLPIIGKGMVERALKARRNQPMLLVDIAVPRDVEPEVGKLANAYLYSVDDLQAIIEQNMAQRKAAAVQAESIVVQESGEFMAWLRAQSAGDTIREYRSQADDVRAELQERAIAALRQGADAEKVLQELAHKLTNRLIHAPTKSLQQAARDGDSERLQILRDSLGLE